The Manis javanica isolate MJ-LG chromosome 4, MJ_LKY, whole genome shotgun sequence genome contains a region encoding:
- the EME1 gene encoding crossover junction endonuclease EME1 isoform X1: MDSSESDSEELPTFTFLKKKPSSTKRLQPQREEIVVVDTSDSETSCRPSPRLKGQPPILHAAETVTQTEPVRVLSSGSEVEEEIIPLAERLTCKFLSHKQLSPEDSSSPIKSVLDHESNEGGSRDWKKQPFPKIPDVPFHVTSERCASNNKDSVVDSPCPQLPAHHTTCPIQSNSLTVTRTNVVSPPQKRTRRSQKVQRKGSQGCQPRGQASQRESTLRQQERKKKAALVTRLKALRPEECLRHIVVVLDPGLLQMAGGGQLLGALQSMGCCCGIEAQAVPGSITWRRKSGPTEDGEEGWVEEPMVLVVLLAEAFVSMTYNFKQGSLGSMEKGKETLRSFVTDITAKTEGKALSLVIVDQEKHFSDLNPPKRRKQGVAKKEQAKKKKRKLSEANTGPMVSRVDMEEALVDLQLHTQAQARIVQSWEELADFTCTFTKAVAEAPFKKLRDQTSFSFCLESDWAGGAKVDRAGRGLALVWRRQIQQLNRVSLEMASAVVDAYPSPQLLVQAYRRCFSEQERQNLLADIKVRRGEGVTSTSRRVGPELSRRIYLQMTTLQPDLSLDSTD; this comes from the exons ATGGATTCCAGTGAGAGTGACTCTGAGGAGTTGCCAACATTtacttttctaaagaagaaaccATCTTCAACAAAAAGGCTGCAGCCTCAGAGGGAGGAAATTGTAGTGGTTGACACCTCAGATTCTGAGACTTCCTGTCGTCCATCACCAAGGTTGAAAGGTCAACCACCTATCCTTCATGCAGCTGAAACCGTCACACAAACAGAGCCAGTCAGGGTGCTAAGCAGTGGAAGTGAGGTTGAGGAGGAAATTATTCCCCTGGCTGAGAGGCTTACATGTAAGTTTTTGTCCCACAAGCAGCTGAGCCCTGAGGACTCTAGCTCCCCAATTAAAAGTGTTTTGGATCATGAAAGTAATGAAGGAGGATCACGTGACTGGAAAAAACAGCCCTTTCCAAAGATCCCTGATGTTCCCTTCCATGTCACCTCTGAAAGGTGTGCATCAAATAACAAGGACTCTGTGGTAGACAGTCCATGCCCCCAGCTTCCAGCCCACCACACCACCTGTCCCATCCAGAGCAACAGCCTGACAGTAACCAGAACAAACGTGGTCTCCCCGCCTCAGAAGAGAACCAGGCGCAGTCAGAAGGTCCAGAGGAAAGGTTCCCAGGGATGCCAGCCACGGGGACAAGCAAGCCAGAGGGAAAGCACCCTGAGAcaacaggaaaggaagaagaaggcCGCACTGGTTACCAGACTGAAAGCTCTCAGGCCAGAGGAATGCTTGAGGCACATTGTGGTGGTGCTGGATCCAG GGCTTTTACAAATGGCAGGTGGGGGCCAGCTCCTTGGGGCACTGCAGTCCATGGGGTGCTGCTGTGGGATTGAGGCCCAGGCTGTGCCTGGCAGCATCACCTGGAGGAGAAAGTCTGGGCCCACTGAG GATGGAGAGGAGGGCTGGGTGGAGGAGCCCATGGTCCTGGTGGTGCTTCTGGCAGAGGCATTTGTGTCCATGACCTACAACTTCAAGCAG GGAAGTCTGGGCAgcatggagaaagggaaggaaacacTTCGAAGCTTTGTAACTGACATCACAGCAAAGACAGAAGGTAAAGCTCTGTCCCTGGTGATTGTGGATCAAGAGAAACACTTCAG TGATCTGAATCctccaaagagaagaaaacagggagtGGCAAAGAAAGAACAGGCCAAGAAGAAAAAACGGAAACTGTCAGAGGCCAACACTGGGCCCATGGTGTCCAGGGTAGACATGGAAGAG GCACTGGTGGATCTGCAGCTACACACACAAGCCCAGGCTCGAATCGTGCAGAGCTGGGAAGAACTGGCTGACTTCACCTGCACGTTCACAAAGGCTGTGGCCGAGGCACCCTTCAA GAAGCTCCGAGATCAAACTAGTTTCTCCTTCTGCCTGGAGAGTGACTGGGCCGGAGGGGCAAAGGTGGACCGTGCTGGCAGGGGACTCGCACTGGTCTGGAGGAGACAGATTCAGCAGCTGAACCGGGTCAGCCTGGAAATGGCCAGTGCTGTAGTGGATGCCTACCCCTCCCCACAGCTGCTGGTCCAG GCTTATAGGCGGTGTTTTTCGGAACAAGAACGCCAGAATTTGCTTGCAGACATAAAGGTACGCCGTGGGGAAGGTGTGACATCTACCTCCCGCCGTGTGGGACCAGAGCTGTCCAGGCGTATCTACCTTCAGATGACCACTCTGCAGCCAGATCTCTCTCTGGACAGTACAGACTGA
- the EME1 gene encoding crossover junction endonuclease EME1 isoform X2 — MDSSESDSEELPTFTFLKKKPSSTKRLQPQREEIVVVDTSDSETSCRPSPRLKGQPPILHAAETVTQTEPVRVLSSGSEVEEEIIPLAERLTCKFLSHKQLSPEDSSSPIKSVLDHESNEGGSRDWKKQPFPKIPDVPFHVTSERCASNNKDSVVDSPCPQLPAHHTTCPIQSNSLTVTRTNVVSPPQKRTRRSQKVQRKGSQGCQPRGQASQRESTLRQQERKKKAALVTRLKALRPEECLRHIVVVLDPGLLQMAGGGQLLGALQSMGCCCGIEAQAVPGSITWRRKSGPTEDGEEGWVEEPMVLVVLLAEAFVSMTYNFKQGSLGSMEKGKETLRSFVTDITAKTEGKALSLVIVDQEKHFSDLNPPKRRKQGVAKKEQAKKKKRKLSEANTGPMVSRVDMEEALVDLQLHTQAQARIVQSWEELADFTCTFTKAVAEAPFKKLRDQTSFSFCLESDWAGGAKVDRAGRGLALVWRRQIQQLNRVSLEMASAVVDAYPSPQLLVQT, encoded by the exons ATGGATTCCAGTGAGAGTGACTCTGAGGAGTTGCCAACATTtacttttctaaagaagaaaccATCTTCAACAAAAAGGCTGCAGCCTCAGAGGGAGGAAATTGTAGTGGTTGACACCTCAGATTCTGAGACTTCCTGTCGTCCATCACCAAGGTTGAAAGGTCAACCACCTATCCTTCATGCAGCTGAAACCGTCACACAAACAGAGCCAGTCAGGGTGCTAAGCAGTGGAAGTGAGGTTGAGGAGGAAATTATTCCCCTGGCTGAGAGGCTTACATGTAAGTTTTTGTCCCACAAGCAGCTGAGCCCTGAGGACTCTAGCTCCCCAATTAAAAGTGTTTTGGATCATGAAAGTAATGAAGGAGGATCACGTGACTGGAAAAAACAGCCCTTTCCAAAGATCCCTGATGTTCCCTTCCATGTCACCTCTGAAAGGTGTGCATCAAATAACAAGGACTCTGTGGTAGACAGTCCATGCCCCCAGCTTCCAGCCCACCACACCACCTGTCCCATCCAGAGCAACAGCCTGACAGTAACCAGAACAAACGTGGTCTCCCCGCCTCAGAAGAGAACCAGGCGCAGTCAGAAGGTCCAGAGGAAAGGTTCCCAGGGATGCCAGCCACGGGGACAAGCAAGCCAGAGGGAAAGCACCCTGAGAcaacaggaaaggaagaagaaggcCGCACTGGTTACCAGACTGAAAGCTCTCAGGCCAGAGGAATGCTTGAGGCACATTGTGGTGGTGCTGGATCCAG GGCTTTTACAAATGGCAGGTGGGGGCCAGCTCCTTGGGGCACTGCAGTCCATGGGGTGCTGCTGTGGGATTGAGGCCCAGGCTGTGCCTGGCAGCATCACCTGGAGGAGAAAGTCTGGGCCCACTGAG GATGGAGAGGAGGGCTGGGTGGAGGAGCCCATGGTCCTGGTGGTGCTTCTGGCAGAGGCATTTGTGTCCATGACCTACAACTTCAAGCAG GGAAGTCTGGGCAgcatggagaaagggaaggaaacacTTCGAAGCTTTGTAACTGACATCACAGCAAAGACAGAAGGTAAAGCTCTGTCCCTGGTGATTGTGGATCAAGAGAAACACTTCAG TGATCTGAATCctccaaagagaagaaaacagggagtGGCAAAGAAAGAACAGGCCAAGAAGAAAAAACGGAAACTGTCAGAGGCCAACACTGGGCCCATGGTGTCCAGGGTAGACATGGAAGAG GCACTGGTGGATCTGCAGCTACACACACAAGCCCAGGCTCGAATCGTGCAGAGCTGGGAAGAACTGGCTGACTTCACCTGCACGTTCACAAAGGCTGTGGCCGAGGCACCCTTCAA GAAGCTCCGAGATCAAACTAGTTTCTCCTTCTGCCTGGAGAGTGACTGGGCCGGAGGGGCAAAGGTGGACCGTGCTGGCAGGGGACTCGCACTGGTCTGGAGGAGACAGATTCAGCAGCTGAACCGGGTCAGCCTGGAAATGGCCAGTGCTGTAGTGGATGCCTACCCCTCCCCACAGCTGCTGGTCCAG ACATAA